The proteins below come from a single Edaphobacter acidisoli genomic window:
- a CDS encoding sensor histidine kinase: MTQTDPKLILITLLVELGVAAAVSTSLSRSKTFKDLLLMSHRSRRQTASLVAIICVPLTLGVWIRTIVPNFLAADLSFETTILLGILVGPIPAMVGGAVLSLPALLHHEFLALPVNLAVAAIAGMFGRFTDSEDVWSFSPMIDLSIYRWVTRNLRRPQLDRQILLLVLIAGMQFSTSMLARFHPKHFFELHSNVWWVELLICACAPVVVGIPLKIWNAVRVERKLEEQGRLLLEARLDALQRQINPHFLFNTLNSITSLVRSEPELAREMIVKLANILRVLLKEREAFVPFRDELAFTDDYLHIEVVRFGEKLKVVKEIADDTLDIVVPGMLLQPLIENSIKHGLEPRISGGTVTLRSKVTDDGMLLVEVEDDGVGMAPEHNDASPISGIVPPGTGIGVKNVRERMEVMYGDKARVEINSRPGRGTKVSLLMPILDAHAEAWGPIGGAGEAISHFVEDAVRAMTRS; this comes from the coding sequence GTGACGCAGACAGACCCAAAGCTGATCCTGATTACGCTGCTGGTAGAGCTGGGCGTAGCGGCAGCCGTGTCTACGTCTCTGTCACGGTCGAAGACATTCAAAGATCTGCTGTTGATGTCACACCGAAGCAGGCGTCAAACGGCCTCGCTCGTGGCCATCATCTGTGTTCCCCTGACACTTGGTGTGTGGATACGTACGATCGTGCCGAACTTTCTGGCCGCCGATCTTTCGTTTGAGACCACAATTCTGTTGGGAATCCTTGTAGGGCCTATTCCTGCGATGGTTGGTGGTGCGGTTTTGTCGCTGCCGGCTTTGCTGCATCATGAGTTTCTTGCGCTGCCTGTAAATCTGGCTGTTGCAGCAATCGCCGGAATGTTTGGCCGCTTTACCGATTCCGAAGATGTGTGGTCGTTTTCGCCGATGATTGACTTGAGCATCTATCGATGGGTGACGCGCAATCTTCGCAGGCCTCAGCTCGATCGGCAGATTCTGCTGCTGGTTCTGATCGCTGGAATGCAGTTCTCAACCAGCATGCTGGCACGGTTTCACCCAAAGCATTTTTTTGAACTGCACTCGAACGTGTGGTGGGTCGAACTGCTCATCTGTGCTTGCGCCCCTGTAGTAGTCGGGATCCCGTTGAAGATTTGGAACGCCGTGCGCGTGGAACGGAAGCTTGAAGAGCAGGGAAGGTTGTTGCTGGAGGCGAGACTTGATGCTCTGCAACGGCAGATTAATCCGCACTTCCTGTTCAATACATTGAATTCAATTACCTCGCTGGTGCGCTCGGAGCCAGAGCTGGCTCGCGAGATGATCGTCAAACTTGCCAATATTCTGCGAGTGTTGCTCAAAGAGCGTGAGGCGTTTGTCCCCTTCCGCGACGAGCTTGCATTCACCGACGATTATTTGCACATTGAGGTGGTACGCTTCGGCGAAAAGCTTAAGGTGGTGAAGGAAATAGCCGACGACACCCTAGATATTGTGGTTCCTGGCATGTTATTGCAGCCACTGATTGAAAATAGCATCAAGCACGGGCTTGAGCCGCGTATCAGCGGAGGCACAGTAACGCTACGCAGCAAGGTTACTGATGACGGCATGTTGCTGGTTGAGGTAGAAGACGACGGCGTAGGGATGGCTCCTGAGCACAACGACGCCTCGCCCATTAGCGGGATCGTGCCGCCGGGAACAGGTATTGGCGTAAAGAACGTACGCGAGCGAATGGAGGTTATGTATGGCGACAAGGCGCGTGTCGAGATTAACAGCAGGCCTGGGCGCGGAACAAAAGTAAGCCTGCTGATGCCGATCCTGGATGCCCATGCAGAAGCCTGGGGGCCAATCGGTGGCGCCGGTGAAGCCATCAGTCACTTTGTCGAAGACGCAGTGCGGGCGATGACGCGGTCGTAG
- the bshA gene encoding N-acetyl-alpha-D-glucosaminyl L-malate synthase BshA, translating to MKIGITCYPTYGGSGVVATELGIELAARGHDIHFITYSPPFRLTGREANIHFHEVAVSNYPLFEHPPYDLALATRMAEVAEFYSLDLLHVHYAIPHSVSALLARQMLASRGHLLPFITTLHGTDITLVGIDRSYLPITKFGIEQSDGVTAISSYLRERTREAFGVQSEIEVIRNFVNCDVYVRKPDLVSAMRPRFANPDERLLVHLSNFRPVKRIQDVVEVFARVNRSVPARLMLIGDGPERSDAEYLAREHNIQDRIHFVGKQDNVNELLPLADLMLMPSEMESFGLAALEAMACSVPTIGTRVGGVPELIEDGHNGLLFEVGDIDAMSAASIALLSDEEWLRAMARAARKTAQDHFCSSRVIPIYEDYYDRVIARTASSTK from the coding sequence ATGAAGATCGGCATCACCTGTTACCCCACGTACGGCGGCAGCGGAGTCGTCGCTACAGAGCTTGGCATTGAGCTGGCCGCGCGCGGACACGATATCCACTTCATCACCTATTCGCCTCCCTTTCGCCTAACTGGACGCGAAGCCAACATCCATTTTCACGAAGTCGCTGTTTCTAATTACCCACTCTTTGAGCATCCCCCCTATGATCTAGCGCTCGCGACGCGCATGGCTGAAGTTGCCGAGTTTTATTCGCTCGACCTATTGCACGTTCACTATGCGATTCCCCATTCCGTTAGCGCCTTACTGGCACGGCAGATGCTTGCCAGCCGCGGACATCTTCTCCCCTTCATCACAACCCTGCACGGGACCGACATCACCCTGGTTGGCATCGACCGCTCTTATCTGCCGATTACGAAGTTCGGCATCGAGCAGTCCGATGGAGTTACCGCCATCTCCAGCTATCTTCGCGAGCGCACACGCGAGGCTTTCGGCGTTCAGTCTGAAATTGAGGTTATCCGCAATTTTGTGAATTGCGACGTGTATGTCCGCAAGCCGGACCTGGTCAGTGCGATGCGTCCGCGCTTTGCCAACCCAGATGAACGCCTGCTCGTTCATCTCTCCAACTTCAGACCCGTCAAGCGCATTCAGGATGTGGTTGAAGTCTTCGCACGCGTCAATCGGTCTGTACCTGCGCGACTCATGCTCATTGGCGACGGTCCTGAACGCAGCGATGCCGAGTATCTCGCGCGTGAGCACAACATTCAGGACCGCATCCATTTCGTTGGCAAGCAGGATAATGTCAACGAGTTGCTGCCACTCGCCGACCTGATGCTCATGCCCAGCGAGATGGAGTCCTTTGGCCTCGCGGCTCTCGAAGCGATGGCTTGCAGCGTGCCAACCATCGGCACGCGCGTCGGCGGAGTTCCGGAGTTGATTGAAGACGGCCATAATGGGCTCCTCTTCGAGGTGGGCGATATCGATGCGATGTCTGCAGCGTCCATCGCTTTATTGAGCGATGAAGAGTGGCTTCGGGCCATGGCGAGAGCCGCGCGCAAGACTGCCCAGGACCACTTCTGCTCTTCACGCGTCATTCCTATTTACGAGGACTACTACGACCGCGTCATCGCCCGCACTGCGTCTTCGACAAAGTGA
- a CDS encoding ChbG/HpnK family deacetylase yields MPPRLIINADDFGLTRGVNRAVQELHQAGVLTSATLMATGNVFDDAVVIARANPALGVGCHVVLTDGHPVSPPHTIPSLLGRDGKSFRPSLLDFVQALVRGGVREDEIEREALAQIEKLQRAGIRVTHLDSHKHTHLFPAVTRPLLRAAERTGIFAIRNPFEQSWSVSLGRGHRLRQVQVRLLRTLHSRFDHQPPIHSGKVRTTSGTIGISATGDLDTSTLCAILRALPKDSTEAFELCCHPGYNDSDLDRVTTRLRSHRDIERKALLTEIPARLLHPNAPRLIHYGELAEAQGACTTDSRCENVV; encoded by the coding sequence ATGCCCCCCCGACTCATCATCAACGCAGACGACTTCGGCCTTACCCGAGGCGTCAATCGCGCTGTTCAGGAACTTCACCAGGCCGGTGTGCTCACCTCTGCTACCCTGATGGCAACCGGAAATGTTTTCGATGATGCCGTAGTTATTGCGCGAGCCAATCCTGCGCTCGGCGTTGGGTGTCATGTTGTCCTGACCGATGGGCATCCGGTTTCCCCTCCGCATACCATTCCTTCGCTGCTTGGGCGTGACGGAAAGTCGTTTCGACCCTCTCTACTGGACTTTGTGCAGGCGCTTGTCCGCGGGGGCGTTCGCGAAGACGAGATCGAACGGGAAGCACTGGCACAGATTGAGAAGCTTCAGCGGGCAGGCATCCGCGTTACACATCTCGATTCACACAAGCACACACACCTCTTCCCTGCCGTAACGCGGCCTCTGCTCCGCGCTGCCGAGCGCACAGGCATCTTCGCCATTCGCAACCCGTTCGAGCAGTCATGGAGTGTCTCGCTCGGCCGTGGACATCGGCTCCGCCAGGTGCAGGTGCGGCTGCTTCGCACGCTTCATTCGCGATTCGATCACCAGCCGCCGATACATAGCGGAAAGGTGCGGACGACTAGTGGCACCATTGGCATCTCCGCGACCGGAGACCTTGACACCAGCACCCTCTGCGCAATTCTTCGGGCCTTGCCCAAAGATTCCACCGAGGCCTTCGAACTTTGCTGTCATCCCGGCTATAACGACTCCGATCTCGATCGCGTAACGACCCGACTTCGCAGTCATCGCGACATCGAGCGGAAAGCTCTGCTGACAGAGATTCCCGCTCGATTGCTGCACCCAAACGCGCCGCGGCTCATCCATTATGGAGAGCTCGCAGAGGCGCAGGGCGCATGCACCACCGATTCCCGCTGCGAGAACGTCGTATAA
- the crcB gene encoding fluoride efflux transporter CrcB, which yields MALQFTAWCAGGIEMFRQLEGDGVLQKYFYIAVGGALGSLARYGLGVLVTDRVGARFPYGTFIINITACFIIGFSLAFLGRRTDLSAAWRFLIPVGFVGAYSTFSTFEWETFTKLQAGSFSIASLYVVSSVLLGLLAVWCGVMFARVFA from the coding sequence GTGGCATTGCAGTTCACGGCGTGGTGCGCCGGCGGGATTGAAATGTTCAGGCAGCTTGAGGGAGATGGTGTTTTGCAAAAATACTTCTACATTGCAGTAGGTGGTGCTCTTGGCTCGTTGGCCCGGTATGGGCTCGGCGTATTGGTGACAGACCGCGTCGGAGCGCGATTCCCTTATGGGACGTTCATTATTAACATCACCGCCTGTTTCATCATCGGCTTCTCCCTGGCCTTTCTCGGACGGCGCACGGACTTGAGCGCAGCCTGGCGGTTCCTGATCCCCGTCGGCTTTGTCGGTGCCTACAGCACGTTTTCAACCTTCGAGTGGGAGACCTTTACAAAGCTGCAAGCTGGGTCTTTCAGCATCGCGTCACTCTATGTTGTGTCGAGCGTGCTGCTGGGGTTACTCGCTGTATGGTGCGGTGTAATGTTTGCGCGAGTCTTCGCCTAA
- a CDS encoding patatin-like phospholipase family protein, giving the protein MPKRLAITIAGAVSLGSYEAGVLYEVLDAIHQHNVSPETTEDERIEVDVLTGASSGGMTAAIVANKMLYAANEFRGPYDNPLYNVWVKQIDLVGLLNAEDDGSPEGESALRSIFSSNMVERIAAETLTDRYKTGEWPAPVTHMAAARSISLGLTLTNLNGVDYGYDMQPSGKFIFTRHEDQMTRVLSVEETDNKEVWEEIRDAAVASGSYPLAFRAKELDRFRRDYIRSNLEPWTDDPSRFTYTDGGVLQNEPLGMAKKLVDTIDKHWHNSSRFYLFVSPHGRNSSADSSFREEYADYFHMMRRLAKVLLGQSEFQDWIAAVEMNEQIALLDARATEIAEKLQTGELKSASLKRTADGLLKVLFKQPKNGVGRRVARISAESLADARTRIEHQYREEIDLLGLGTFAAEAFRDTVLAFETAANLGERDYMRIYGMAVSEELLAGAELSAFLGFFEERYRVHDYDRGRMVARNVLTSSSISETGELGPIRYTPTHINPIDSTLNGLQLSQLSSEEQLVFREGIKKRVNELVRDLIGFWSYPADVVVIDPVMNAILNHLFRE; this is encoded by the coding sequence ATGCCGAAACGTCTAGCAATTACGATTGCAGGGGCCGTATCGCTGGGGAGCTACGAGGCAGGCGTTCTGTATGAAGTGCTGGACGCTATCCATCAACATAATGTCTCGCCGGAGACGACTGAGGATGAACGCATTGAAGTCGATGTGCTGACGGGAGCATCCTCTGGCGGCATGACCGCTGCCATTGTCGCGAACAAGATGCTGTATGCGGCCAATGAGTTTCGCGGCCCCTACGATAATCCTCTGTACAACGTGTGGGTCAAGCAAATTGACCTGGTCGGTCTGCTCAATGCGGAAGACGACGGTTCACCGGAAGGCGAATCGGCGCTCCGCTCGATCTTCTCATCGAACATGGTGGAGCGAATCGCTGCCGAGACGCTGACCGATCGCTATAAGACAGGAGAGTGGCCGGCGCCTGTGACCCACATGGCCGCAGCACGATCCATTTCGCTGGGCCTGACACTGACTAACCTGAACGGCGTGGACTACGGCTACGATATGCAGCCGAGCGGAAAGTTTATCTTTACGCGGCACGAAGACCAGATGACCCGCGTGCTGAGCGTGGAGGAGACGGACAACAAGGAAGTGTGGGAGGAGATCCGTGATGCCGCTGTCGCCAGCGGATCCTATCCGCTGGCATTTCGTGCCAAGGAATTGGACCGCTTTCGCCGGGATTACATCCGAAGCAACCTGGAACCCTGGACCGATGATCCCTCTCGCTTCACCTATACCGATGGCGGCGTGTTACAAAACGAGCCGCTTGGAATGGCAAAAAAACTGGTCGATACTATCGATAAGCACTGGCACAACAGTAGCCGTTTTTATTTGTTTGTCTCGCCGCATGGCAGGAATTCGAGTGCTGACTCGAGCTTTCGTGAAGAATATGCGGACTATTTTCACATGATGAGACGCCTGGCGAAGGTGCTGCTAGGGCAATCTGAATTTCAGGATTGGATCGCTGCCGTCGAGATGAACGAGCAGATCGCGTTGCTGGACGCGCGCGCCACTGAGATTGCAGAGAAGCTGCAAACCGGCGAGCTGAAGAGCGCCAGTTTGAAGCGAACGGCAGACGGCCTGCTGAAGGTGCTCTTCAAGCAGCCTAAGAACGGCGTAGGACGACGCGTGGCGAGGATTAGCGCAGAAAGCCTGGCGGATGCCAGGACGCGCATTGAACATCAGTACCGCGAAGAGATTGACTTACTGGGCCTTGGGACGTTTGCCGCGGAGGCGTTTCGAGATACAGTACTGGCGTTTGAAACAGCGGCCAACCTGGGCGAACGCGACTATATGCGCATCTACGGCATGGCAGTCTCAGAAGAGTTGCTAGCCGGCGCAGAGTTGTCCGCGTTCCTCGGATTCTTTGAGGAACGGTATCGTGTGCACGACTACGATCGCGGACGCATGGTGGCGCGCAACGTTCTGACAAGCTCGTCTATAAGCGAAACGGGTGAGCTTGGGCCGATACGTTACACGCCGACTCACATCAACCCAATCGATAGCACATTGAACGGCTTGCAGCTGAGCCAGCTCTCCAGTGAGGAACAACTGGTTTTTCGCGAAGGGATCAAGAAACGCGTGAATGAACTGGTGCGCGACCTCATCGGCTTCTGGTCCTATCCTGCGGATGTGGTGGTCATCGACCCAGTGATGAACGCCATCCTGAACCATCTCTTTCGCGAGTGA
- a CDS encoding 3-deoxy-7-phosphoheptulonate synthase, protein MLYPTDDLRIKWTKVVLPPVFLEEELPITERASATVFKARSEICDILARKDNRLIVVVGPCSIHDTEAAREYAERLKGVTEELSRDLCIIMRVYFEKPRTTLGWKGLINDPYLDESFRINDGLRKARHLLLDLAEMGVPAGTEFLDMISPQYVANLVSWGAIGARTTESQVHRELVSGLSCPVGFKNGTSGNVQIAIEAIMSAGHSHNFLGHTKHGQSAIFVTSGNPDCHIILRGGRQTVNYDAASVEETCRQLAKAGLSENVMIDCSHANSNKDHTRQPIVCRNVAEQIAGGDRRIVGVMIESNLVAGAQKLVPGKPLIYGQSITDACIGWDETVDALRKLAAAVKARSEDVTAAVPAQHG, encoded by the coding sequence ATGCTATATCCCACAGACGATCTGCGTATTAAATGGACCAAAGTTGTTCTCCCGCCCGTTTTTCTGGAGGAGGAACTGCCCATCACGGAGCGCGCTTCGGCGACCGTGTTTAAGGCACGCAGCGAGATTTGCGATATTCTGGCCCGCAAAGATAACCGCTTGATCGTGGTTGTAGGCCCGTGCTCGATCCACGACACGGAGGCCGCGCGAGAATACGCTGAGCGGCTGAAGGGGGTGACGGAGGAGCTTTCGCGCGATCTCTGCATCATCATGCGCGTTTACTTCGAAAAGCCACGTACGACGCTCGGATGGAAGGGGCTGATCAACGACCCGTATCTGGATGAGTCGTTCCGGATTAATGATGGGTTGCGGAAGGCGCGGCACCTGCTGTTGGATCTCGCAGAGATGGGTGTGCCTGCCGGGACGGAGTTCCTCGACATGATTTCGCCGCAGTACGTTGCCAACCTGGTGAGCTGGGGGGCGATTGGCGCGCGCACGACGGAGAGTCAGGTGCACCGCGAACTGGTGTCTGGGCTGTCGTGTCCCGTGGGATTCAAAAATGGGACTTCCGGCAATGTGCAGATTGCGATTGAGGCGATCATGTCGGCCGGACACAGCCACAATTTTCTAGGCCACACGAAGCATGGCCAGTCGGCAATCTTTGTGACCAGCGGCAATCCTGATTGCCACATCATCCTGCGTGGCGGGCGGCAGACCGTGAACTACGACGCCGCGTCGGTTGAAGAGACCTGTCGGCAGTTGGCCAAAGCGGGGCTTTCGGAAAACGTAATGATTGATTGCAGCCACGCCAACAGCAATAAAGATCACACACGGCAGCCTATTGTTTGCAGGAATGTTGCGGAGCAGATTGCTGGAGGCGATCGACGCATTGTTGGCGTGATGATCGAGAGCAACCTTGTTGCAGGCGCGCAGAAGCTGGTTCCAGGCAAGCCGCTCATCTACGGGCAAAGCATTACGGACGCTTGCATCGGCTGGGACGAAACTGTGGACGCACTCCGAAAATTAGCCGCAGCGGTGAAGGCGCGGAGCGAGGACGTTACCGCGGCTGTACCTGCCCAACATGGGTGA
- a CDS encoding arsenic transporter, with protein sequence MRPWSNEWTVDQAAPVESERMPASHLAIWAVFAASIALMLLRPRNIPEVWWVSGGAMLMVALRLITPWEAAHAIAKGTDVYLFLAGMMLLAQLAQSQGVFDWLAAFAVEHSRGSRMRMFALVYAFGTLVTIFLSNDATAVVLTPAVLAATRKTKADPLPYLLICAFVANAASFVLPISNPANLVVFHSNVPPLASWFSMFLAASVASIVVTFFALRWYCNKPLQGEMQHETNHVQISRAGWLTLGGLAVVAGVLLTASAQGKDLGLPTCMTAVVIAIAISAMERRNPLALLGNISWGIIPLVAGLFVLVEALGAAGALGQCQAALLALQHWKPLTGAVTTSFAIGIGANLINNLPLGLIAGAGVVHAHITGALRNAVLIGIDLGPNLSVTGSLATILWLMEIRKEDIHVSGWTFLKAGLIVMPSALVVATLAAIYLGW encoded by the coding sequence GTGCGGCCATGGTCGAACGAGTGGACAGTCGACCAGGCCGCTCCAGTCGAAAGCGAGAGGATGCCAGCCAGCCATCTAGCCATATGGGCCGTCTTTGCCGCAAGCATCGCGCTGATGCTGCTTCGTCCCCGCAATATTCCTGAAGTCTGGTGGGTCTCAGGCGGGGCCATGTTGATGGTGGCACTGCGGCTCATCACGCCGTGGGAGGCGGCACATGCAATCGCCAAAGGAACAGACGTGTACCTGTTCCTGGCTGGCATGATGCTCCTGGCTCAACTCGCCCAATCGCAGGGTGTCTTCGACTGGCTTGCCGCCTTCGCCGTGGAGCACTCGCGTGGCTCGCGCATGCGCATGTTTGCCCTCGTCTACGCCTTTGGAACGCTGGTGACGATCTTCCTGTCGAATGATGCAACCGCAGTTGTCCTGACTCCCGCAGTTCTTGCTGCAACCAGAAAAACAAAGGCAGATCCTCTGCCCTATCTGCTCATCTGCGCGTTTGTCGCAAACGCGGCAAGCTTCGTATTGCCCATCTCAAACCCTGCGAACTTGGTGGTATTTCATTCGAACGTTCCTCCGCTGGCAAGCTGGTTTAGCATGTTTCTTGCCGCGTCGGTGGCTTCAATTGTCGTGACGTTCTTTGCCCTGCGTTGGTACTGCAACAAACCGCTGCAAGGTGAGATGCAGCACGAAACCAATCATGTACAGATATCAAGAGCAGGTTGGCTCACGCTCGGAGGACTGGCTGTTGTCGCGGGCGTGCTGCTCACAGCCTCGGCGCAAGGCAAGGATCTTGGTCTTCCAACCTGCATGACTGCCGTTGTGATTGCCATCGCCATCTCGGCGATGGAGCGTCGTAATCCCCTTGCGTTGCTTGGCAATATCTCATGGGGCATCATTCCACTGGTCGCTGGACTCTTCGTACTGGTTGAAGCTCTGGGTGCAGCAGGCGCACTCGGCCAATGCCAAGCCGCTCTGCTCGCGCTTCAGCATTGGAAGCCGCTTACGGGTGCGGTGACAACATCGTTCGCCATCGGCATCGGGGCCAATCTCATCAACAATCTCCCGCTAGGACTCATCGCCGGAGCTGGAGTAGTCCATGCACACATCACTGGCGCATTGCGAAATGCTGTTTTAATTGGAATCGATCTCGGGCCAAATCTCTCCGTCACCGGCTCGCTGGCGACGATTCTGTGGTTGATGGAGATTCGCAAGGAAGACATCCACGTCAGCGGATGGACATTCCTCAAAGCAGGTTTGATTGTGATGCCATCTGCGCTTGTAGTCGCGACGCTCGCAGCCATTTACCTGGGATGGTAG
- a CDS encoding TolC family protein, translating to MRPIRIRIRQSARVYATSLSLIFAAVCVNLASSQTATPAVQGPAIITLQEAIHRAQANEPVFAAAVAQSKSSALDRSIAKSALLPSVIYHNQVLYTQPNGLLNQAGQGAGAQPSPRFIANNAVREYASQGVVNETIGLKSLAAVRQADATAAQNAAELEVARRGLVTAVVSLYYGTFASDAKLTVAQRSANEAASFTDLTQKREQAREVAHADVVKAQLQQQQRQRDLSDASVAAEKMHLELATLLFPNPLTPYTLQAPESVAPLASLADVETAAARSNPELKSALAALQASNADVLAARAAYLPDLGLNFTYGIDAPQFAAKGPDGVHNLGYSASVTLDIPVWDWLATDHRVRQSEIRRDAVRVALTATQRQFIAHLQETYSEAKAAQDQLKSLDDSVQTAEESLRLTKLRYANGEATALEVVDAETSLMQVEDARADGMVRNQTAIANLKTLTGEL from the coding sequence ATGAGGCCAATTCGAATCCGTATTCGCCAATCGGCCAGGGTTTATGCAACAAGCCTGTCGCTCATATTTGCTGCAGTCTGCGTGAATCTGGCTTCCTCTCAAACGGCTACGCCTGCGGTGCAAGGGCCTGCTATCATCACGCTGCAGGAAGCGATACATCGCGCACAGGCTAATGAGCCAGTGTTTGCTGCGGCCGTTGCGCAGAGCAAGTCTTCCGCGCTCGATCGTTCCATAGCAAAATCAGCTCTGTTACCGAGTGTCATCTATCACAACCAGGTGCTCTATACCCAGCCGAACGGTCTCTTGAACCAGGCTGGCCAGGGAGCTGGAGCGCAGCCCTCACCTCGGTTCATCGCGAATAACGCTGTCCGTGAGTATGCAAGCCAAGGAGTTGTCAATGAGACTATCGGCCTCAAGTCTCTCGCTGCAGTTCGTCAGGCCGATGCAACCGCAGCGCAGAATGCAGCGGAGTTGGAGGTCGCCCGCAGAGGATTAGTCACAGCAGTCGTGAGTCTCTACTATGGAACGTTTGCTTCCGATGCGAAGCTTACCGTGGCCCAGCGTTCTGCAAATGAAGCCGCCAGCTTTACAGATCTCACCCAGAAGCGGGAACAGGCAAGGGAAGTGGCTCATGCCGATGTAGTCAAGGCCCAGCTTCAGCAGCAGCAGCGTCAGCGCGATCTCTCCGACGCCTCCGTGGCTGCTGAAAAGATGCACCTGGAATTAGCTACACTCCTCTTTCCCAACCCGCTCACGCCATATACCTTGCAGGCACCTGAAAGCGTTGCTCCACTTGCTTCTCTTGCCGATGTCGAAACGGCAGCAGCCCGCAGCAATCCAGAGCTCAAAAGCGCTCTTGCCGCTTTGCAGGCGAGCAATGCTGATGTACTGGCCGCACGTGCGGCTTACCTGCCTGATCTTGGACTCAACTTCACCTACGGTATCGACGCTCCTCAATTTGCGGCAAAGGGGCCAGATGGTGTCCATAATCTCGGATACTCTGCCAGCGTCACACTCGACATCCCCGTATGGGACTGGCTGGCTACCGACCATCGCGTCCGCCAAAGCGAGATTCGCCGCGATGCCGTTCGCGTTGCTCTGACTGCAACGCAACGTCAGTTCATCGCGCACCTGCAGGAGACTTACAGCGAAGCGAAGGCGGCGCAGGATCAATTGAAATCTCTGGATGACAGCGTGCAAACCGCAGAAGAAAGTCTGCGTTTGACCAAGCTGCGCTATGCCAATGGCGAGGCAACCGCTCTTGAAGTAGTGGACGCCGAAACCTCACTCATGCAGGTAGAAGATGCACGTGCCGACGGCATGGTTCGCAATCAGACTGCAATTGCCAACCTGAAGACACTCACAGGAGAGCTATAG
- a CDS encoding efflux RND transporter periplasmic adaptor subunit has protein sequence MSATTPAIIETSANHLPHRRSRMRFRAVVALAASTCMAMLLAGCNHKEADATVEVTVVAAHPEVSSIAEHIQADATLSPLAQAALSPKISAPVKKFYVQRGAKVKAGQLLAVLENRDLEAAALDNKGTYTAAQAAYQTATKAQVPEDYQKAQLDLAQAKATLDLDQSIVNSRKQLFSEGAIPGRDLDTAMATLVQAQAAYDTANKRFEGIKSVGNAAALKAAKGQLASAEGKYLGAEAQVSYSEIRSPINGVVTDRSLFAGETAAAGTPLLTIMDTSALLAKVHIALASAQRLSLGAPATLQVPGVDGPVPATVSLISPALDPGSTTVEVWLRVENKKGAYKVGTPVHASIEGRTAKDTLIVPSSALLTAQDGGKSVMVVGDDGVAHKRAVTVGLIDNADTQILSGITQKDLVISNGNYGLDEGTKVKVESPGEADKPEAGSSGDDK, from the coding sequence ATGAGCGCTACAACTCCAGCAATCATCGAAACATCCGCGAACCATCTGCCACACCGCCGAAGCAGGATGAGGTTTCGAGCAGTCGTGGCGCTGGCAGCGTCCACATGTATGGCTATGCTTCTTGCAGGTTGTAATCATAAAGAGGCAGACGCCACCGTCGAAGTCACAGTCGTAGCCGCGCATCCCGAAGTCAGCTCCATTGCCGAGCACATCCAGGCCGATGCAACACTTTCCCCGCTTGCGCAAGCCGCGCTCTCACCCAAGATCAGTGCGCCGGTGAAGAAGTTCTACGTGCAGCGTGGAGCGAAGGTAAAAGCCGGTCAGTTGCTGGCCGTGCTGGAAAACCGCGATCTCGAAGCCGCCGCGCTCGACAACAAGGGGACATACACAGCCGCGCAGGCCGCCTATCAGACGGCCACAAAGGCTCAGGTGCCCGAAGACTATCAGAAGGCGCAACTCGACCTCGCACAGGCAAAGGCCACGCTGGATCTCGATCAGAGCATAGTCAACAGCCGCAAGCAGCTCTTCAGCGAAGGGGCTATCCCGGGCCGCGATCTCGACACAGCAATGGCGACATTAGTGCAGGCACAGGCAGCGTATGACACCGCGAATAAGCGGTTCGAAGGCATCAAGAGCGTAGGCAACGCTGCCGCGCTCAAAGCAGCGAAAGGCCAATTGGCTTCAGCCGAAGGTAAGTATCTCGGGGCCGAAGCTCAGGTTAGTTACTCGGAGATCCGTAGCCCCATCAACGGCGTCGTAACGGATCGTTCTCTGTTTGCAGGAGAAACAGCAGCTGCAGGCACTCCACTTCTCACCATCATGGATACCTCTGCCCTATTGGCAAAGGTGCATATCGCCCTGGCAAGCGCACAGCGATTGAGCCTCGGTGCACCAGCAACCCTTCAGGTGCCCGGCGTAGACGGACCTGTTCCCGCAACCGTGTCACTCATCAGCCCTGCGCTCGACCCTGGTAGCACTACCGTAGAAGTCTGGTTACGTGTTGAGAACAAAAAAGGCGCATACAAAGTTGGGACACCTGTCCACGCATCCATTGAAGGACGTACAGCCAAAGATACCCTGATCGTTCCATCCAGCGCGCTCTTGACAGCGCAGGACGGCGGCAAATCCGTCATGGTCGTAGGCGACGACGGCGTTGCTCATAAACGTGCCGTGACCGTTGGTCTTATCGACAACGCCGATACACAGATTTTGAGTGGCATCACCCAA